A genomic window from Camarhynchus parvulus chromosome 27, STF_HiC, whole genome shotgun sequence includes:
- the SCRN2 gene encoding secernin-2, translated as MAGHGPVPSSCDCFVAMPPHTAAPAVIFAKNADRPRDEVQEIVYVPAATHRPGDKVQCTYLQIEQAERTHAVLLSRPAWLWGAEMGANDCGVCVGNEGVWTREPLGEAEALLGMDLVRLGLERGSSAREALEVITALLERHGQGGSCKEEPVPFVYHNTFLLADRTEAWLLETAGRYWAAQRIREGSLNISNQLSIGSEITAEHAGLRERARSQGWWSGHGEFSFARAFSLEKEPPRMEAAKARLSAGRELLQRHAGHITEETLMSILRDKASGICVDSEGFHTAGSMVSVLPRDPAVPCVHFLTGTPDPSRSVFKPFVFVAGVKAAPQVRSPSFPQDPARQIPRFRSSVDRRHELYRRHQAALELMEREPERGQRLLGTLQELEQQGLQGMRDLLQGRASPSPQELADLFFDCVEAEMKFYT; from the exons ATGGCGGGGCACGGTCCGGTGCCCTCGTCCTGCGACTGCTTCGTGGCCATGCCCCCGCACACGGCGGCCCCCGCCGTCATCTTCGCCAAGAACGCCGATCGGCCCCGGGACGAGGTGCAGGAGATCGTCTATGTCCCCGCCGCCACCCACCGGCCTGGGGACAAAGTCCAG TGCACGTACCTGCAGATCGAGCAGGCAGAGCGCACCCACGCCGTGCTGCTGAGCCGCCCCGCCTGGCTCTGGGGGGCCGAGATGGGCGCCAACGACTGCGGGGTCTGCGTGGGCAACGAGGGCGTGTGGACCCGCGAGCCCCTGGGCGAGGCCGAGGCGCTGCTGGGCATGGACCTGGTGAG GCTGGGTCTGGAGCGGGGCAGCTCGGCCCGGGAGGCCCTGGAGGTGATCACGGCCCTGCTGGAGCGCCACGGGCAGGGCGGGAGCTGCAAGGAGGAGCCGGTGCCCTTCGTGTACCACAACACCTTCCTGCTGGCCGACCGCACCGaggcctggctgctggagaCCGCCGGGCGCTACTGGGCAGCGCAGCGGATCCGGG AGGGCAGCCTCAACATCTCCAACCAGCTGAGCATCGGCAGCGAGATCACGGCGGAGCacgcggggctgcgggagcgggcgcggagccagggctggtggaGCGGGCACGGCGAGTTCAGCTTCGCACGGGCGTTCTCCCTGGAGAAGGAGCCGCCGCGCATGGAGGCTGCCAAGGCACGGCTGAGcgctgggagggagctgctgcagcggCACGCAG GTCACATCACGGAGGAGACGCTGATGTCCATCCTGCGGGACAAGGCCAGCGGGATCTGCGTGGACAGCGAGGGGTTCCACACGGCCGGCAGCATGGTGTCCGTGCTGCCCCGCGACCCCGCCGTGCCCTGCGTGCATTTCCTCACCGGCACCCCGGACCCGTCCCG ctctgtgttcaAGCCCTTCGTGTTCGTGGCCGGCGTCAAGGCGGCGCCGCAGGTGAGGTCCCCGAGCTTCCCGCAGGATCCCGCCCGGCAGATCCCGCGCTTCCGGAGCTCCGTGGATCGGCGGCACGAGCTGTACCGGCGGCACCAGGCGGCGCTGGAGCTCATGGAGCGGGAGCCG GAGCGGGGCCAGCGGCTCCTGGGCacgctgcaggagctggagcagcagggcctgcagggcaTGCGGGAtttgctgcagggcagggcgAGCCCCAGCCCCCAGGAGCTGGCCGACCTCTTCTTCGACTGCGTGGAGGCCGAGATGAAGTTTTACACCTAA
- the SP6 gene encoding LOW QUALITY PROTEIN: transcription factor Sp6 (The sequence of the model RefSeq protein was modified relative to this genomic sequence to represent the inferred CDS: deleted 4 bases in 2 codons) yields the protein MLTAVCGSLGSQPSDAPRASPTHLDLQPLQPFQPHGPAAPAAPDFASPLPPPELPLPGPEDAAFAAAAAAYEPHGPPRLELPPEGPRRAGAYAKLLPAAPDMAHPYEPWFRPPHPGAPGEGGGVNWWELHAGASWMELPPGQAGLPVPAHPGLPAGLGGYGGAEHQLCAPPAHLLPPPAQHLLANEGRRRSRGPRSRGAPRARAGAAQGARRAVPRGGAQAACRCPNCQEAERGGPCPEGAKRKHLHNCHIPGCGKAYAKTSHLKAHLRWHSGDRPFVCNWLFCGKRFTRSDELQRHLQTHTGAKKFSCPVCGRVFMRSDHLGKHMKTHDGGKDGPEPEGKGAGDAAAAKGGKREPEGGTAAPTN from the exons ATGCTGACGGCGGTCTGCGGCTCGCTGGGATCGCAGCCCTCGGACGCGCCCCGCGCCTCCCCGACCCACCTGGACCTGCAGCCGCTGCAGCCCTTCCAGCcgcacggccccgccgcgccggccGCCCCCGACTTCGCctcgccgctgccgccgcccgaGCTGCCGCTGCCGGGGCCCGAGGACGCCGCGttcgccgccgccgccgccgcctaCGAGCCCCATGGCCCCCCGAGGTTAGAGCTGCCCCCCGAGGGGCCCCGCCGCGCCGGAGCCTACGCCAAGCTGCTGCCGGCCGCCCCGGACATGGCGCATCCCTACGAGCCCTGGTTTCGGCCCCCGCACCCCGGAGCCCCCGGCGAGGGG GGAGGCGTCAACTGGTGGGAGCTGCACGCCGGGGCCAGCTGGATGGAGCTGCCGCCGGGGCAGGCC GGGCTGCCGGTGCCCGCGCACCCCGGGCTGCCCGCGGGGCTGGGCGGCTACGGCGGGGCCGAGCACCAGCTCTGCGCGCCCCCCGCCCACCTGCTGCCCCCGCCCGCGCAGCACCTGCTGGCCAACGAGGGGCGAAGGCGCTCGAGGGGCCCCCGGAGCCGCGGGGCGCCGAGGGCGAGGGCGGGGGCGGCCCAAGGGGCCCGGCGGGCCGTGCCCCGCGGCGGGGCGCAGGCGGCGTGCCGCTGCCCCAACTGCCAGGAGGCCGAGAGGGGCGGCCCGTGCCCCGAGGGGGCCAAGCGCAAGCACCTGCACAACTGCCACATCCCGGGCTGCGGCAAGGCCTACGCCAAGACCTCGCACCTGAAAGCGCACCTGCGCTGGCACAGCGGCGACCGGCCCTTCGTGTGCAACTGGCTCTTCTGCGGCAAGCGCTTCACCCGCTCCGACGAGCTGCAGCGGCACCTCCAGACCCACACGGGCGCCAAGAAATTCTCCTGCCCCGTCTGCGGCCGCGTCTTCATGCGCAGCGACCACCTGGGCAAGCACATGAAGACGCACGACGGGGGCAAGGACGGGCCCGAGCCCGAGGGCAAAGGCGCCGGGGACGCGGCGGCCGCCAAGGGAGGCAAGAGGGAGCCGGAGGGGGGCACGGCCGCCCCCACAAACTGA
- the MRPL10 gene encoding LOW QUALITY PROTEIN: 39S ribosomal protein L10, mitochondrial (The sequence of the model RefSeq protein was modified relative to this genomic sequence to represent the inferred CDS: inserted 1 base in 1 codon), with the protein MAALSGGGTRWRRGWLPALQLLRRGSKAVTRHWKAVHFQRQKLLALTEYXAPRPALPPRCLPRPGPRQQQEDGYARVLRAQLEATLRASRMVAVCQYNAMADEDVATLRHFLRRHDIHVKFVLNEVARPVLAQSKLRNLLPLFVCRNILLVSAEPRAREMLRVLKGVPQVTLLGACIDDTILSRQGVEQLARLPPLEVSQGQTVAALSLLPSQTCSLLQRGPALLAALLEQHLRRLRGAGGAAEPAPGPVTGSH; encoded by the exons ATGGCGGCGCTCAGTGGCGGCGGGACGCGATGGCGGCGGG GCTGGCTGCCcgccctgcagctgctgcggCGCGGCTCCAAGGCGGTGACGCGGCACTGGAAGGCCGTGCACTTCCAGCGGCAGAAGCTGCTGGCCCTGACCGAGT CTGCCCCGCGGCCCGCCCTGCCCCCGCGCTgcctgccccggcccggcccccgccaGCAGCAG gaggacGGCTATGCCCGCGTGCTGCGTGCCCAGCTGGAGGCCACGCTCCGTGCCAGCCGCATGGTGGCCGTGTGCCAGTACAACGCCATGGCCGACGAGGACGTGGCCACGCTGCGGCACTTCCTGCGCCGCCACGACATCCACGTCAAGTTCGTGCTCAACGAG GTTGCCCGGCCGGTGCTGGCGCAGTCCAAGCTCAGGAACCTGCTGCCGCTGTTCGTGTGCAGGAACATCCTGCTGGTGAGCGCGGAGCCGCGCgccagggagatgctgcgcGTGCTCAAGGGGGTGCCACAGGTCACCCTGCTGG GCGCCTGCATCGACGACACCATCCTGAGCCGGCAGGGTGTGGAGCAGCTGGCCCGGCTGCCGCCGCTGGAGGTGTCGCAGGGCCAGACGGTGGCCgcgctgtccctgctgccctcgcagacctgctccctgctgcagcgCGGCCCCGCGCTCCTGGCGGcgctcctggagcagcacctcCGGCGGCTGCGGGGCGCGGGCGGAGCCGCGGAGCCTGCCCCGGGCCCCGTTACCGGGAGCCACTGA
- the OSBPL7 gene encoding LOW QUALITY PROTEIN: oxysterol-binding protein-related protein 7 (The sequence of the model RefSeq protein was modified relative to this genomic sequence to represent the inferred CDS: deleted 1 base in 1 codon) — protein MGSHEKDPCSPKRALSRSNSTVSSKHSSVQQGSESWEVVEEPRGSPRQRPQRHEGYLLKKRKWPLKGWHKRYFVLENGILKYSTTCQDVLKGKLHGAIDVRQSVMSVNKKAQRVDLDTEDNIYHLKIKSPEVFSSWVSSLCSHHHGERPGPCPPGGPTGTSTQGQWTRMLPSGSAPALSALASSRDKVNAWLKDSEGLERCSAELSECQAKLQELTGMLQHLEALHRIPSAPLISGGQPSAATERPKKGRRSTKIWCTQSFAKDDTIGRAGRLHGSVPNLSRYLEPSQSQLPFSVPPEYSQLQRSFWVLAQKVHGSLSSVVAALVAERARLEEMRRALDRQCPAPRPGSAGTAAPALRRFHSLSVSSDTTLDSFASLHPDEPDALPAKGREQQLSNRSIVSLADSHTEFFDACEVFLSASSSENEPSEDESCISEVTTSVCEEPTEPGGPGRPPTGTGSTGGAAGPDPRRRSRLPAPPAPPGDVSLWGLLRSSVGKDLSRVALPVQLNEPLNTLQRLCEELEYSELLDRASRARDPRQRLVYVAAFAVSAYASTYYRAGSKPFNPVLGETYECVRPDRGFRFISEQVSHHPPISACHAESDNFVFWQDMRWKNKFWGKSLEIVPMGTVNVQLPRTGDHYEWNKVTTCIHNVLSGPRWIEHYGEVLIRNTRDASYHCKLTFCKARYWGAGANEVQGAVLSHAGTAVERLAGKWHEGLRRGPAPGQCVWKANPMPREHERSYGFTQFALELNELTPELRRVLPSTDTRLRRTSGQQYLEEGNVPAAEAQKRQIEQLQRDRRRVMEENNITHQARFFRRVTDASGKESWVTNNTYWKLRLDPGFSQLDSAVLW, from the exons ATGGGCAGCCACGAGAAGGACCCGTGCTCCCCGAAAAGGGCCCTGTCCCGCTCCAACAGCACCGTGTCCTCCAAGCACAGCAGCGTGCAGCAG GGCTCGGAGAGctgggaggtggtggaggagccccggggcagccccaggcagcgGCCGCAGCGGCACGAGGGGTACCTGCTCAAGAAGAGGAAGTGGCCCCTGAAGGGCTGGCACAAG CGGTACTTCGTGCTGGAAAACGGGATCCTGAAATATTCCACCACGTGCCAGGAC GTCCTCAAGGGCAAGCTGCACGGTGCCATCGATGTCCGTCAGTCCGTCATGTCCGTCAACAAGAAGGCTCAGAGGGTTGACCTGGACACGGAGGACAACATTTATCACCTCAAG ATCAAGTCCCCGGAGGTGTTCTCCAGCTGggtgagcagcctgtgctcccaCCACCACGGCGAGCGGCCGGGGCCGTGTCCCCCGGGGGGTCCCACGGGGACCAGCACGCAG GGCCAGTGGACGCGGATGCTGCCCTCGGGCAGTGCCCCGGCCCTGTCCGCGCTGGCCAGCTCCCGGGACAAGGTGAACGCCTGGCTGAAGGACAGCGAGGGGCTGGAGCGCTGCTCGGCCG agctgtcgGAGTGCCAGGccaagctgcaggagctgacgggaatgctgcagcacctggaggcCCTGCACCGCATCCCCTCGGCCCCGCTCATCTCCGGCGGCCAG ccctcggCCGCCACGGAGAGGCCCAAGAAGGGCCGGAGGAGCACCAAGATCTGGTGCACGCAGAGCTTTGCCAAGGACGACACCATCGGCAGG gcGGGCCGGCTGCACGGCTCTGTCCCCAACCTGTCCCGCTACCTGGAGCCGTCGCAGAGCCAGCTGCCCTTCAGCGTGCCCCCGGAGTACAGCCAGCTGCAGCGCAGCTTCTGGGTGCTGGCCCAGAAAG TGCACGGCTCGCTGAGCAGCGTGGTGGCGGCGCTGGTGGCCGAGAGGGCCCGGCTGGAGGAGATGCGGCGGGCGCTGGACCGGCAGTGCCCGGCCCCACGGCCCGGCAGCGCGGGCACCGCCGCG CCCGCCCTGCGCCGCTTCCACTCCCTGTCCGTCTCCTCCGACACCACCCTGGACTCCTTTGCCTCGCTGCACCCGGATGAG CCGGACGCGCTGCCCGCCAAGGgccgggagcagcagctctccaacCGCAGCATCGTCTCGCTGGCCGACTCGCACACCGAGTTCTTCGATGCCTGCGAGGTTTTCCTCTCGGCCAGCTCCTCTGAGAACGAG CCCTCGGAGGACGAGTCGTGCATCAGCGAGGTCACCACCAGCGTCTGCGAGGAGCCCACCGagccgggcgggccgggccgcccccCGACAGGTACGGGGAGCACCGGGGGGG CTGCCGGGCCGGACCCGCGGCGGAGGAGCCGCctgcccgcgccccccgcgcccccgggGGACGTGAGCCTGTGGGGGCTCCTGCGGAGCAGCGTGGGCAAGGACCTGTCCCGCGTGGCGCTGCCCGTGCAGCTGAACGAGCCGCTGAACACCCTGCAGCGGCTCTGCGAGGAGCTGGAGTACAGCGAGCTGCTGGACAGGGCCAGCCGCGCCCGCGACCCCCGGCAGCGCCTG GTGTACGTGGCCGCCTTCGCCGTGTCCGCCTACGCCTCCACCTACTACCGGGCGGGCAGCAAGCCCTTCAACCCCGTGCTGGGCGAGACCTACGAGTGCGTGCGGCCCGACCGAGGCTTCCGCTTCATCAGCGAGCAG GTCTCCCACCACCCTCCCATCTCCGCCTGCCACGCCGAGTCTGACAACTTTGTCTTCTGGCAAG acaTGAGGTGGAAGAACAAATTCTGGGGCAAATCCCTGGAGATCGTCCCCATGGGCACCGTCAATGTCcagctgcccag GACCGGGGACCACTACGAGTGGAACAAGGTGACCACGTGCATCCACAACGTGCTGAGCGGGCCGCGCTGGATCGAGCACTACGGGGAGGTGCTGATCCGCAACACGCGCGACGCCTCCTACCACTGCAAGCTCACCTTCTGCAAG GCCCGGTACTGGGGCGCGGGGGCCAACGAGGTGCAGGGCGCCGTGCTGAGCCACGCCGGGACGGCCGTGGAGCGCCTGGCGGGCAAGTGGCACGAGGGGCTGCGCCGCGGGCCCGCCCCGGGCCAGTGCGTCTGGAAAGCCA ACCCCATGCCCCGCGAGCACGAGAGGAGCTACGGCTTCACGCAGTTCGCGCTGGAGCTGAACGAA CTGACGCCGGAGCTGCGCCGGGTGCTGCCCTCCACGGACACGCGGCTGCGGCGGACCAGCGGTCAGCA gtACCTGGAGGAGGGGAACGTGCCGGCGGCCGAGGCGCAGAAGCGCCAGATCGAGCAGCTGCAGCGCGACCGGCGCCGCGTCATGGAGGAGAACAACATCACCCACCAGGCCCGCTTCTTCAG GCGTGTGACAGATGCCAGTGGCAAGGAGTCCTGGGTCACCAACAACACCTACTGGAAGCTGCGCCTGGACCCCGGCTTCTCCCAGCTGGACAGCGCAGTGCTCTGGTAG
- the LRRC46 gene encoding leucine-rich repeat-containing protein 46 — protein sequence MAEQGDALCGAPEEPCPGATLSDSLIIARARSTGPLPTGTIRLDRENICCIGKTRGQDGIHSLYLQQNHIEKMENLECFPNLRFLCLAGNRIQRVQNLRGLPRLSLLDLSCNLIQVLHAEELPRSLRILDLAGNPCTQQEGYRAGVLAALPQLLQLDSQPVQGSAAEEAAGGGSCSSEDEEDEEEELLPALRAPFTADRDFLGAVRRELAARARLRRTLSLEEHRARLEELRSAGRCCWARGSAARPGRVHSGAQGHRRHLRRHPAGPASPRARLCRRRPVPEEQEMGSYPKYPAAAASNKGFIPTPVQPGAP from the exons ATGGCTGAGCAAGGGGACGCCCTTTGTGGGG CGCCCGAGGAGCCGTGCCCGGGAGCGACCCTCAGTGACAGCCTCATCATCGCCCGCGCACG CTCCACGGGGCCGCTGCCCACCGGCACCATCCGCCTGGACCGGGAGAACATCTGCTGCATCGGGAAAACCCGGGGGCAGGACGGGATCCACAGCCTCTACCTGCAGCAG aaccACATTGAGAAGATGGAGAACCTGGAGTGTTTTCCCAACCTGAG GttcctgtgcctggctgggaaCCGCATCCAGAGGGTGCAGAACCTGCGGGGGCTGCCCCGGCTCAGCCTCCTGGACCTGTCCTGCAACCTGATCCAGGTGCTGCAcgcag aggagctgccccGCAGCCTCCGGATCCTGGACCTGGCAGGGAACCCGTGCACCCAGCAGGAGGGATacag GGCCGGGGTGCTGGCGGcgctgccccagctcctgcagctggattCCCAGCCCGTCCAGGGAAGCGCGGCCGAGGAGGCGGCGGGaggaggctcctgcagcagcgaggatgaggaggatgaggaggaggagctgctcccggCGCTCAGGGCTCCCTTCACGGCGGACAGAG ATTTCCTCGGGGCCGTGCGCCGGGAGCTGGCGGCGCGGGCGCGGCTGAGGCGGACcctgagcctggaggagcaCCGGGCCCGCCTGGAGGAGCTGCGGAGCGCCGGGCGCTGCTGCTGGgcccggggcagcgcggcccggcccggccgtgTCCACAGCGGCGCCCAGGGGCACCGGCGGCACCTCCGCCGGCACCCGGCGGGCCCAGCCAGCCCCCGGGcgaggctctgcaggaggagacccgtgccagaggagcaggaaatggGCAGTTATCCCAAATACCCTGCGGCAGCAGCCAGCAATAAAGGCTTTATTCCCACCCCAGTCCAGCCTGGTGCCCCCTGa
- the SP2 gene encoding LOW QUALITY PROTEIN: transcription factor Sp2 (The sequence of the model RefSeq protein was modified relative to this genomic sequence to represent the inferred CDS: inserted 3 bases in 2 codons) — MAATAAVSPSEYLQPASGSAQDSQPSPLALLAATCSKIGXPAVEAAAAPPAPPQPAPRKLVPIKPAPLPLGSAKSGIGILSSKGSLFQLQGSQVGASYPRGQLVFAIQNAAVLSKASRSSSSSSCSSSSSSSSSNIQYQAVPQLQPSGAQTIQVQPNQIQIIPGTSQAILTPSSSSSSSHKPVPIKPAPAQKAAAAGGVVKLPGAANVALSLPPALVSPEGGGQPPLLTDSPSKGGKKPRKKAPSPGQPAAVAVAEQVETVLIETTAENIIQAGSNLLIVQSPGSGQPAVVQQVQVVQPKQEPQVVQIPQQALRVVQAASATLPTVPQKSSHNFQIQAAEPVPTQVYFKTPSGELQTVLLQEASSIPLPAGASCGSPGTGPGPARRPAPRKERPLPKIAPAGGILSLSAAQLAAAAQAMQTININGVQVQGVPVTITSSAGQQQLTVQNVSGNNVTISGLSPTQIQLQMEQALSGDMQPGEKRRRMACTCPNCKDGDKRPGDGGKKKHICHIPECGRTFRKTSLLRAHVRLHTGERPFVCNWVFCGKRFAXDERHRHAKTILGVSGDKRFECAQCQKRFMRSDHLTKHYKTHLVTKNL; from the exons ATGGCTGCCACGGCTGCTGTCAGCCCCAGCGAGTACCTGCAGCCCGCCAGCGGCAGCGCACag GACTCGCAGCCCTCCCCGCTGGCGCTGCTGGCAGCCACATGCAGCAAGATCG CCCCTGCCGTGGAAGCGGCCGCGGCGCCGCCGGCGCCCCCGCAGCCCGCGCCTCGCAAGCTGGTGCCCATCAAACCCGCCCCGCTGCCGCTGGGCTCCGCCAAGAGCGGCATCGGCATCCTGTCCTCCAAGGGGAGCCTcttccagctccagggctcccAGGTGGGCGCCTCCTACCCCCGCGGGCAGCTGGTGTTCGCCATCCAGAACGCGGCCGTGCTCAGCAAAGCCTCgcgctcctcctcctcctcctcgtgctcctcctcgtcctcctcgtcctcctccaACATCCAGTACCAGGCGGTGccgcagctgcagcccagcgGGGCTCAGACCATCCAGGTGCAGCCTAACCAGATCCAGATCATCCCAGGCACCAGCCAGGCCATCCTCacgccctcctcctcctcctcctcctcgcacAAGCCCGTGCCCATCAAGCCGGCCCCGGCGCAGAAAGCGGCGGCAGCGGGCGGCGTGGTCAAACTGCCCGGGGCCGCCAACGTCGCCCTGAGCCTGCCCCCGGCCCTGGTGAGCCCCGAGGGGGGCGGGCAGCCCCCGCTGCTCACGGACAGCCCTTCCAAAGGCGGCAAAAAGCCCCGGAAAAAGGCGCCGTCCCCCGGGCAGCCCGCGGCCGTGGCCGTGGCCGAGCAGGTGGAGACGGTGCTCATCGAGACCACGGCCGAGAACATCATCCAGGCGGGCAGCAACCTGCTGATCGTGCAGAGCCCGGGCTCGGGGCAGCCCGCCGTGGTGCAGCAGGTGCAGGTGGTGCAGCCCAAGCAGGAGCCGCAGGTGGTGCAGATCCCGCAGCAGGCGCTGCGCGTGGTGCAGGCGGCCTCGGCCACGCTGCCCACCGTGCCCCAGAAATCCTCCCACAACTTCCAGATCCAGGCGGCCGAGCCCGTCCCCACCCAG gtTTACTTCAAGACCCCGTCTGGGGAGCTGCAGacggtgctgctgcaggaggcctCGTCCATCCCGCTGCCGGCGGGCGCGTCCTGCGGCAGCCCCGGtaccggccccggccccgcccgcagGCCGGCCCCGCGCAAGGAGCGGCCGCTGCCCAAGATCGCCCCGGCCGGCGGCATCCTGAGCCTGAGCGcggcacagctggcagcagctgcacaggccATGCAGACCATCAACATCAACGGCGTGCAGGTGCAGGGCGTGCCCGTCACCATCACCAGCAGCGCAG gccagcagcagctgacgGTGCAGAACGTGTCCGGCAACAACGTGACCATCAGCGGGCTGAGCCCCACGCAGATCCAGCTGCAGATGGAGCAGGCGCTGTCCGGGGACATGCAGCCCGGcgagaagaggaggaggatggccTGCACCTGCCCCAACTGCAAGGACGGCGACAAGCG GCCGGGCGATGGCGGCAAGAAGAAGCACATCTGCCACATCCCCGAGTGCGGGCGCACGTTCCGCAAGACGTCGCTGCTGCGGGCGCACGTGCGGCTGCACACGGGCGAGAGGCCCTTCGTGTGCAACTGGGTGTTCTGCGGCAAGCGCTTCGC CGACGAGCGGCACCGGCACGCCAAGAC